From one Streptomyces sp. CA-210063 genomic stretch:
- a CDS encoding pectinesterase family protein yields MPPTDITAFPEQGVPQPPPRTRGRARSGAVGSIVTTLVLSIFATLLGPLGVLQSASAADDETPIFRLDGPTATRDNYRRFLDQFRANVAYHGRSPDGTSVDGRVQGTGLTVEHTNPADSGYTEVAVITEDGHKVVLRFRVSDMYLVGWFDRDGRYNYLGPLGEAQVPAEPRRGPDGRPLEPRQLIRSPSYVNLQTQGNVSRYTMKYGRVETENHAMSLWNADGTDASRQRGAAAALYFAQFVSEATRLRDTGEWLEERAFGEEDWESYNMHTTIDRRLVDLQNEWGTISDHFARAQANPDGFDPSENLLTVWTVNSRGDMVEQTLRWAYQFASVLYVANAFPGYSKPRRQLTQDRTFIVAPDGSGDYRTIQAAINAVPADGVAHTIVIDKGIYREAITVPSNKTHLTITSASGYKDVYIYNNRAHGLLRPDGTKWGTEGSATATFKADDLTVSFVTIANRFDPKAHPEVSPYETQAVAVAAKGDRQVFSNVDIIGRQDTLLVKGNAPTDQARQYFYDCYIEGTVDFIFGNATAVIDRSLIKVYDWPGGTVVAPNTDRRKKYGILITGSQVFSSGVPNDSYFLGRPWHNSPDAWPQAVVRDTELDYMIKETQPWTDMMPDYHWQQARFREYHNFGKGAGVGPNAPKLTDAEAADYTAQKYLAGTDGWNPVR; encoded by the coding sequence ATGCCCCCAACCGACATCACGGCGTTCCCCGAACAGGGGGTACCTCAGCCGCCGCCCCGCACCAGGGGCCGTGCCCGCTCGGGCGCCGTCGGATCGATCGTGACCACGCTCGTCCTGTCGATCTTCGCCACCCTGCTCGGCCCGCTGGGCGTCCTGCAGAGCGCGAGCGCCGCGGACGACGAGACACCGATCTTCAGACTGGACGGCCCCACCGCCACGCGCGACAACTACCGCCGCTTCCTCGACCAATTCCGTGCCAACGTGGCCTATCACGGGCGGTCTCCGGACGGTACGAGCGTGGACGGTCGGGTCCAGGGCACGGGCCTCACCGTCGAGCACACCAACCCCGCGGATTCCGGTTACACCGAGGTCGCCGTCATCACGGAGGACGGCCACAAGGTCGTCCTCCGGTTCCGGGTGAGCGACATGTACCTCGTGGGCTGGTTCGATCGCGACGGCCGCTACAACTACCTCGGCCCCCTAGGGGAGGCGCAGGTCCCGGCGGAACCTCGGCGCGGCCCTGACGGACGGCCGCTCGAACCTCGGCAGCTGATCAGGTCGCCGAGCTACGTCAACCTGCAGACCCAGGGGAACGTGTCCCGCTACACCATGAAGTACGGGCGGGTGGAGACCGAGAACCACGCCATGAGCCTGTGGAACGCCGACGGTACCGACGCCAGTCGACAGCGCGGGGCCGCGGCGGCGCTGTACTTCGCCCAGTTCGTCTCCGAGGCCACCCGTCTCCGTGACACCGGCGAATGGCTCGAAGAGCGAGCGTTCGGCGAGGAGGACTGGGAGTCGTACAACATGCACACGACCATCGACCGCCGCCTCGTCGACCTGCAGAACGAGTGGGGCACGATCAGCGATCACTTCGCCCGCGCCCAGGCCAACCCGGACGGCTTCGACCCCTCCGAGAACCTCCTGACCGTATGGACCGTGAATTCCCGCGGGGACATGGTCGAGCAGACGCTTCGCTGGGCCTACCAGTTCGCGAGCGTGTTGTACGTCGCCAACGCCTTCCCCGGGTACAGCAAGCCCAGGAGGCAGCTCACTCAGGACCGCACGTTCATCGTGGCGCCCGACGGCTCCGGCGACTACCGGACCATCCAGGCCGCGATCAACGCCGTGCCCGCGGACGGCGTCGCGCACACCATCGTCATCGACAAGGGCATCTACCGCGAGGCCATCACCGTCCCGAGCAACAAGACCCATCTGACCATCACGTCCGCCAGCGGGTACAAGGACGTTTACATCTACAACAACAGGGCCCACGGGCTGCTCAGGCCCGACGGTACGAAGTGGGGCACGGAGGGCAGTGCCACGGCCACCTTCAAGGCAGACGACCTGACCGTCTCGTTCGTCACGATCGCCAACAGGTTCGACCCCAAGGCCCACCCGGAGGTCAGCCCGTACGAGACCCAGGCCGTCGCGGTGGCCGCCAAGGGTGACCGGCAGGTGTTCAGCAACGTCGACATCATCGGCCGTCAGGACACCCTGCTGGTCAAGGGGAACGCACCCACGGACCAGGCCCGGCAGTACTTCTACGACTGCTACATCGAGGGCACGGTGGACTTCATCTTCGGTAACGCGACCGCGGTGATCGACCGGTCCCTCATCAAGGTGTACGACTGGCCCGGCGGCACGGTCGTGGCGCCGAACACCGACCGCCGCAAGAAGTACGGAATCCTCATCACCGGCAGCCAGGTGTTTTCCAGCGGCGTCCCGAACGATTCGTACTTCCTCGGCCGGCCGTGGCACAACTCGCCGGACGCCTGGCCCCAGGCGGTGGTCCGTGACACCGAGCTGGACTACATGATCAAGGAAACGCAGCCGTGGACCGACATGATGCCCGACTATCACTGGCAGCAGGCCCGGTTCCGGGAGTACCACAACTTCGGTAAGGGAGCCGGCGTCGGCCCGAACGCACCGAAGCTGACCGACGCCGAGGCCGCGGACTACACCGCCCAGAAGTACCTGGCCGGCACCGACGGCTGGAACCCGGTCCGCTGA